The Silene latifolia isolate original U9 population chromosome Y, ASM4854445v1, whole genome shotgun sequence sequence ACATAGTTTGTTAATGTGATGAATGACCTCCATAGGGAGAAGGGTACTGGAGCACCGGAAATTATCCAAGCCAAAAATCATAGAATTAATAAGCTGTGCTCTACTAGCATAATAAAGAGTTTATGAAGACCAGTGGTGAATGGTTCTCTAAATCTTAGTGATTAATGAGTCAAACATGGATACTTTGAGTGTAGAAGTAGCGTGAGGGATCCCTAGGTATCTAAAAGGGAACTGTCCCAAGGAAAAGCCAGTAGCAGCAAGGATCCCTTGAATAATAGTAGGAGAGACCCCTCTAAAGTAGACATTAGTTTTATCAAGGTTAGCATGTAATCCAGAAAAAGGAGCAAACTGAGAAAGAGCAGTCTTGATAGCAGTGACAGAAGGCATATCTCCCCTTACAAAAATCATCAAGTCATCAACAAAAATTAACTGGGTGAGGTTAAGCCTACTGCACTTAGGATGGTAAGAAGCCTGAGGTTTAGAGCAGATTCTTCTGAGGGATCTGGATAACATCTCCATGCTAAGGACAAAAAGGTAAGGAGAGAGGGGATCTCCTTGCCTAATTCCACTTTTCCCTGGAAAAAATCCTGAGATGGATCCATTGATCTTAAGAGAAAACTAGGTATTAGTGATGCAACCCATAATCCACTTAGAAAATAAGGAAGGGAACCCCAAAACCTGAAGCATTTGAGAGACAAAACCCCATTGGATGGAATCAAAAGCTTTCCTAATGTCTACTTTAACTAGACATCTAGGAGAGATGTTACCTCTGTTATAACCTTTAACAAGAGCATGGGAGAGCATAATATTTTCAAAGATACATCTCCCCTTCACAAAGGCAGCCTGTTCATTACTAACAATGGAAGGGAGAACATGTTGGATTCTATTAGCCAGGATTTTGCTAATAGTTTTGTAGAAGACAGTATAGCAAGAGATAGGCCTGTAGTGTAAGACAGAGTCAACAATCTGCTTCTTAGGAATAAGAAAGATAAGAGTAGCATTGGCTTGCTTAGCCATGTGCCATGTTCAAAAGAAACTTAGTACAGCAGCACAAAAATCTTTTTCAATAATGGACCAAGCAGATTTAAAGAACCCAGAGGAAAAACCATCAATACCCGGACTGCTATTAGAGTCAATACTGAACACAGCCTCCTTAATTTCCAAGAGGGTGATATTCTTAGTAAGATTGTGGTGGTCAGCAGGTAAAAGACAACCATCTCTTCTTAACAAATCAACATCAAGAGCTGAAATAGTCTGTTGAGAACCAAGTAGATAAGAATAATAGTCCTGGAAAGCATTAGTAACTCCATCCTGGCCAGAATGAAGGACCCCATGCTTATCCTTAATTAAACCAATAAACTGGAGATGCCTCCTCTCAGCAATCTTAGCAAAGAAATACTTTGAACTACTATCAGTATTTTGAAGATGAGTAATCTTGGCCCTTTGTTGTAAGATGGAAAGCTCTATAGTTTTGAGTCTAGAGAACTCTTTAATAGCCTGTTGTTTCTCTTGAATAAGATTGGCAGAGAAAGGATCATTAAGCAAATTAGCCGGACTCTTTTTGAGCTTTAATTTGGCAGCTTTAACTCTGTCAGAGATCTTGCTAAAATGGGAAGGATGCAGATGTTTAAGAGAATATTTAACACTGTTACGCTTTTCAAAGAGACAAAAAATGGAACTGCCAGGTTTAGAAGTCTTCCACGCTTGCTTGACAGTTTCCTCATAGTGTTAGGGTGCCCCAATCCAGCTGTTAAGAAAGCTGaattttttgtgtattttttcaTCATTGAACACAGTCACCACCACAGGAGAGTGATCAGAGAGATCAGATTCATGGAAATGAGCACTAGAGAAAGGAAAAGAAGCAGACCAACTTTGATTCACAAGGACTCTATCAAGCTTAAACCAAACCCTAGTCAGATGGTCTTTCTTGTTAGTCCATGTAAAATCAGTGCCGGTACTGGACCTATCATCAAGAGAACAAGAAGCCAAACAAGAGTTAAAGGCCATCATATCTTGCAAAACTGGAGGATTAGGATTAATTTCTCATCAGGACTTCTAATAATATTGAAATCCTCAAGGACAATCCAAGGCTTAGAAGTACTAAAAGATCTGAGGCCATTCCAAAGGTGGATCCTCTCATTAGCATCATTACTGCCATATACAGCACTTAACTGGAATTCAGTGTTAGTGACATGATGGTGGATTAGGCAGCTAATCCACTGAGCATCAACCAAGAGGCTACTAATAGAAACAGAAGTAGGATTATAAACCAACCAAATTCTGCCATATTGATGAGTGTTATAGTTGCAAAGAACATTCCAATTACCAAATTGCTTTCTAATAATTTTTTGGGCCTTGTTTTCTTTAACCCTGGTTTCCAAAATAGCTAGGATATAAATCTGATTTTGATACAAGAAGTCTTTAACATCACACTGCTTAATAGGGTAATTAAAACCTCGAACATTCCAGGAAGCAATATTCATTTAAACAGATTTATCAGGTGGACCATGGCCTTCATGGATATCCACTAAAATCTGATCTGAACATTCTTGATGCATTTCAAGCATAGTTGCAGGAGAGGATTGATCTAGAGAAGAAGATCTCTGTCCTAGCTCAAAGCATCCTGAGCCTGCATTCCTCCCCAATAAAACAACCCCCTCTGAAGCTACAGATGAAGTACCACCTAGTTCAGAAGCTGCATTCAACACCAGATCACAAGATTCATCTTCTGCATTAGCTTGGAAAGGATTACAAGTGATAAGGGACCCCTCACTAGTTTCAGCAGTACTAAGCTTAGAGCAGTTAGAGTACATTACAGGAGTATCTTGGGAAGACAAACTGTCAGGGGAAAGAGATCTCTAACCTAGCTTAGAGCATCCTGAGTCTACATTCTCCTCCACACAAACAACTACCCTCCCAATGGATCTTGAGATACCACCTTGCTCCATAGTAACTTCAGAAATGGCAGGAGGATCCTTCTTTAACCCCCCCCCTTCACCAGTTACCTCAGCAACCAGGATAGCCTTATCCATGGATACAGAAGGAGGGATAGACTTAACAGCAGAATCCACTACTTTAGAATCTGTCACTTTCTTAGGTAACTGAGCCAGCGTCCTTTTGCATGTAGAAGAAGTGTGACCAAGCTTGCCACACTCTCTACAATAATAGGGCAACCATTAATAAATGACAATTTGAGCGAGCTGACCTATATGAGGGATGTTTATCACCACATAGCTTGGAAGTTCGTTAGAAACATCAGCTTCCACCATTATCCTAGCAAAGGAAAGCTTAGATTTCTCAGTAGTAGCTAGATCAGCAAAGAGTGGTTTCCCTATCTTACAGGCCATCTTACTGAGAACCATATCAGACCAGAGATAGGGATCCAAACCAGAAAAAAGTATCCAGATTGGGACTTTGGCCACCCTGTCCATTTCTAAGGAAAAAGAAGGAGACCATTTCTTAAGAATAAGATAATTTGACCCCACTTTCCATGGTCCTTTCCTCAGAACATTTGCCATCTCCTCCCCAAAAGTGAATCTGAATGAAAACCAACCACTCCTAAGTATTGGACTATGGGAGAGCCAATATTTCCCCAATTATTAGTAACAAAGTCCTGAATGGTCTTAAGAGAAGGTTTTGAGCCTAGAAcattgacagggcagtcgtatacctatcaaaaataaccaattaaactaactatatagctagggaagtcgggtcgatctccacagagaggcaagatatctgtaaaaggtcCGTCTGtctggtcacaaaatgggggtggtatttggttttctaaactcaaaaggcttaagggaaagagaaataaagaagagcAGTAAAAGGGAAGAAAACAAGAATCCGAATATCAATAAAGAGAGAACATGTCgagatttcggttcactacggcaac is a genomic window containing:
- the LOC141629514 gene encoding uncharacterized protein LOC141629514, whose translation is MAFNSCLASCSLDDRSSTGTDFTWTNKKDHLTRVWFKLDRVLVNQSWSASFPFSSAHFHESDLSDHSPVVRNSVKYSLKHLHPSHFSKISDRVKAAKLKLKKSPANLLNDPFSANLIQEKQQAIKEFSRLKTIELSILQQRAKITHLQNTDSSSKYFFAKIAERRHLQFIGLIKDKHGVLHSGQDGVTNAFQDYYSYLLGSQQTISALDVDLLRRDGCLLPADHHNLTKNITLLEIKEAVFSIDSNSSPGIDGFSSGFFKSAWSIIEKDFCAAVLSFF